The Microcebus murinus isolate Inina chromosome 4, M.murinus_Inina_mat1.0, whole genome shotgun sequence genome has a segment encoding these proteins:
- the HAPLN4 gene encoding hyaluronan and proteoglycan link protein 4, with protein sequence MVALGPRALLAAAWGVLLLTAPAGAQRGRKKVVHVLEGESGSVVVQTAPGQVVSHRGGTIVLPCRYHYEAAAHGHDGVRLKWTKVVDPLAFTDVFVALGPQHRAFGSYRGRAELQGDGPGDASLVLRNVTLQDYGRYECEVTNELEDDAGMVKLDLEGVVFPYHPRGGRYKLTFAEAQRACAEQDGILASAEQLHAAWRDGLDWCNAGWLRDGSVQYPVSQPREPCGGLGGAGSAGASGGANGGVRNYGYRHNAGERYDAFCFTSNLPGRVFFLKPLRPVPFAGAARACAARGAAVAKVGQLFAAWKLQLLDRCTAGWLADGSARYPIVNPRARCGGRRPGVRSLGFPDAARRLFGVYCYRAPGAPDPAPGGWGWGWAGGGGWAGGARDPAAWTPLRV encoded by the exons ATG GTGGCCCTTGGTCCCCGCGCGCTCTTGGCGGCGGCCTGGGGAGTCCTGCTGCTCACCGCCCCCGCAGGGGCGCAGCGCGGCCGGAAGAAGGTCGTGCACGTGCTCG AGGGCGAGTCAGGCTCGGTGGTGGTGCAGACGGCGCCTGGGCAGGTGGTGAGCCACCGAGGGGGCACCATCGTCCTGCCCTGCCGCTACCACTACGAGGCAGCCGCCCACGGCCACGACGGCGTCCGCCTCAAGTGGACGAAGGTGGTGGACCCCCTGGCCTTCACCGACGTCTTCGTGGCCCTGGGCCCCCAACACCGGGCGTTCGGCAGCTACCGCGGGCGGGCCGAGCTCCAGGGCGATGGGCCGGGGGACGCCTCCCTGGTCCTCCGCAACGTCACGCTGCAGGACTACGGGCGCTACGAGTGCGAGGTCACCAACGAGTTGGAAGACGACGCGGGCATGGTCAAGCTGGACCTGGAAG GCGTGGTCTTTCCCTACCACCCCCGAGGAGGCCGCTACAAGCTGACCTTCGCGGAGGCGCAGCGCGCCTGCGCAGAGCAGGACGGCATCCTGGCCTCCGCTGAGCAGCTGCACGCGGCCTGGCGCGACGGCCTGGACTGGTGCAACGCGGGCTGGCTGCGCGACGGCTCCGTGCAGTACCCGGTGAGCCAGCCCCGGGAGCCCTGCGGCGGCCTGGGCGGCGCCGGGAGCGCCGGGGCCAGCGGAGGCGCCAACGGGGGCGTGCGCAACTACGGGTATCGCCATAACGCGGGGGAACGCTACGACGCCTTCTGCTTCACGTCCAACCTCCCGG gCCGCGTGTTCTTCCTGAAGCCGCTGCGGCCGGTGCCCTTCGCGGGAGCCGCGCGCGCGTGCGCCGCCCGGGGCGCGGCGGTGGCCAAGGTGGGGCAGCTGTTCGCCGCGTGGAAGCTGCAGCTGCTGGACCGCTGCACCGCGGGCTGGCTGGCCGACGGCAGCGCGCGCTACCCCATCGTGAACCCACGCGCGCGCTGCGGAGGCCGCCGGCCCGGCGTGCGCAGCCTCGGCTTCCCGGACGCCGCCCGGCGCCTCTTTGGCGTCTACTGCTACCGCGCGCCCGGCGCCCCGGACCCCGcacctgggggctggggctggggctgggccggTGGTGGCGGGTGGGCAGGGGGCGCGCGCGACCCAGCTGCCTGGACCCCGCTGCGCGTCTAG
- the TM6SF2 gene encoding transmembrane 6 superfamily member 2 has translation MDAPPLAGKVAALSLGALPVSYALSRVSALSHPLAVALMSGLILAVLFVVVYSLSHGEISHDPLYAVFAVFACTSAVDLMIALQEDGYVTGFVDFYTKEGEPYLRTAHGVFTCYWDGTVHYLLYLAMAGAIRSRKRYRNLGLYWLGSFVMSVLVFLPGNILGKYSSEVRPSFFLTVPYVLAPCWAGMRVFTQSRAPPCCTPDAVQQEQRKGLLQRPADLVLVTYLILAGFFTLFRGLVVLDCPMDACFAYIYQYEPYLRDPVAYPKVQMLVCMFYVLPFYGLAAYALIFPGCSWLPDWALVFAGALGQAQFSHMGASTHLRTPFTYRVPEDTWTCFFLSNLLYALGPHLLAFRCLRWPAFFLQPPPAGPPEHLKKQQ, from the exons ATGGACGCCCCGCCGCTGGCCGGCAAGGTCGCGGCGCTGTCGCTCGGCGCCCTCCCGGTGTCCTACGCGCTCAGCCGCGTGTCGGCGCTCTCGCA CCCGCTGGCGGTGGCTTTGATGAGCGGCCTGATCCTAGCTGTGCTCTTTGTGGTCGTCTACAGCTTGTCGCATGGCGAGATCTCCCACGACCCACTCTACGCCG TCTTCGCGGTCTTCGCCTGCACCTCCGCGGTGGACCTCATGATCGCTCTGCAGGAAGACGGCTACGTGACGGGCTTCGTGGACTTCTACACCAAGGAG GGCGAGCCCTACCTGCGCACGGCGCACGGGGTCTTCACCTGCTACTGGGACGGCACCGTTCACTACCTCCTCTACCTGGCCATGGCCGGCGCCATCCGCAGCAG GAAGAGATACCGGAACCTTGGACTCTACTGGCTGGGATCCTTTGTCATGAGCGTCCTGGTGTTCCTCCCAGGGAACATTCTGG GCAAGTACAGCTCCGAGGTCAGGCCGTCCTTCTTCCTCACCGTCCCCTACGTGCTGGCCCCGTGCTGGGCCGGCATGAGGGTGTTCACCCAGTCCCGGGCGCCTCCCTGCTGCACCCCCGACGCG GTGCAGCAGGAGCAAAGAAAGGGCCTTCTGCAGCGCCCGGCGGACCTGGTCCTCGTCACATACCTCATCCTCGCCGGCTTCTTCACCCTGTTCCGGGGCCTG GTGGTACTTGACTGCCCCATGGATGCCTGCTTTGCCTACATCTACCAGTATGAGCCGTACCTGCGGGACCCCGTGGCCTATCCAAAGGTGCAG ATGCTGGTGTGCATGTTCTACGTTCTTCCTTTCTACGGCTTGGCGGCCTACGCCCTCATCTTCCCTGGTTGCTCCTGGCTGCCCGACTGGGCCTTGGTCTTTGCTGGGGCCCTCGGCCAG GCGCAGTTCTCGCACATGGGCGCCTCCACGCACCTGCGCACGCCCTTCACCTACCGGGTCCCCGAGGACACCTGGACCTGCTTCTTCCTGAGCAACCTGCTGTACGCGTTGGGCCCCCACCTGCTGGCCTTCCGCTGCCTGCGGTGGCCCGCGTTCTTCCTGCAGCCACCACCCGCCGGGCCCCCGGAGCACCTTAAGAAGCAGCAGTGA